From Camelina sativa cultivar DH55 chromosome 7, Cs, whole genome shotgun sequence, one genomic window encodes:
- the LOC104702561 gene encoding uncharacterized protein LOC104702561, with protein sequence MGKIKKVNHSAHIATPYPSPCCKEEWAGSTCPVCLESPHNAVLLLCSSYHKGCRPYMCATSTRFANCLDQYRKSYSNESSGQPELLCPLCRGQVKGWTVVKDARMHFNSKRRTCMQDNCSFVGNFRKLKKHMKEKHPHACPRAIDPALETKWKRLERERDRRDVISTIMSSTPGAVVLGDYVIEPHNRAVYDEEDEEEDYSSDDSLSNGILDLDSTWQGQSHHIRFVDLESSDFASSSSSPASPSRSLRRLLFPRNQRGRQ encoded by the coding sequence ATGGGGAAGATCAAGAAAGTGAATCACAGTGCTCACATTGCTACTCCTTATCCATCACCATGTTGCAAGGAAGAATGGGCTGGCTCAACCTGCCCAGTTTGTTTGGAGTCTCCACACAATGCGGTTCTTCTCCTCTGTTCTTCCTATCACAAAGGTTGCCGTCCTTACATGTGTGCAACTAGCACCCGTTTTGCCAACTGCCTTGACCAATACAGGAAATCGTACAGTAACGAAAGCTCAGGACAACCAGAGCTTCTGTGTCCACTGTGTAGAGGTCAAGTGAAAGGTTGGACTGTTGTGAAAGACGCTCGGATGCATTTCAACTCCAAGAGAAGGACCTGTATGCAGGATAACTGTTCGTTTGTAGGAAACTTCCGGAAGCTCAAGAAACATATGAAGGAAAAACACCCACATGCTTGCCCGAGAGCCATTGACCCAGCTTTAGAAACCAAATGGAAGAGGCTTGAGAGGGAAAGAGACAGAAGAGATGTGATTAGCACGATAATGTCGTCGACTCCAGGTGCTGTTGTGTTGGGAGATTATGTGATAGAGCCGCATAACCGAGCTGtctatgatgaagaagacgaagaagaagattacagCTCAGATGATTCTCTGAGCAACGGGATATTGGATCTAGATTCAACATGGCAAGGACAAAGCCATCACATTCGGTTTGTGGATCTGGAATCAAGCGACTTTGCATCCTCTTCCAGCTCCCCTGCTT